One Spea bombifrons isolate aSpeBom1 chromosome 1, aSpeBom1.2.pri, whole genome shotgun sequence DNA window includes the following coding sequences:
- the NCBP1 gene encoding nuclear cap-binding protein subunit 1 codes for MSRRRHSDENDGGQPHKRRKTSEPLEDKIESLIYKVGEKSTFSLESNLEGLAGVLEADLPNYKSKILRLLCAVARLLPVKMTIYTTLVGLLNARNYNFGGEFVEAMIRTLKEAIKSNSYSEATYLVHFLSDLVNCHVIAAPSMVAMFENFVAVTQEEDIPQVRSDWYVYAVLSSLIWVGKELYEKKDVEMDHLLSKIESYLKRRQKLHVSMLQVWSAEKPHPQEEYLDCLWAQIQKLKKDRWQERHIQRPYLAFDSILCEALQHNLPPFTPPPHTEDSIYPVPSVVFRMFDYTDAPEGPVMPGSHSVERFVIEEHLHCIIKTHWRERRTCAAQLLSYPWKTKIPLNYHIVEVIFAELFQLPVTPHIEVMYTTLLIELCKLQPGSLPQVLAQATEMLYMRLDTMNTICIDRFINWFSHHLSNFQFRWNWEDWADCIPQDIDRPKPQFVKEVLEKCLRLSYHQQILDIVPATFSALYPAAPKCIFKYGDESASSLPGYAIAINVLNLIKNKAGNDEIFNVLKDVPNPNQDDDDDEGMSFNPLKIDVFVQALLHLASKSFSHSFSAIAKFHEVFKALADSDEGKLHILRVVYDVWKNHPQMIAVLVDKLIRTQIVDCAAVATWIFSPELSLDFTRLYIWEILHSTIRKMNKHVQKIQKELEDLKQRLAKQSKHRDSDDNDDSGKEDGPLEEQIERLQEKVEAAQSEQKNLFLVIFQRFIMILTEHLVRCETGGIDVNTPWYKNCIQRLQQIFLQHHQIINQYMVTLENLLFTAELDHHILTVFQQFCALQG; via the exons ATGTCCAGGAGAAGGCACAGCGATGAGAATGATG GAGGACAACCTCATAAGAGGCGGAAAACATCTGAACCTCTTGAAGACAAAATAGAGTCCTTGATATATAAAGTTGGGGAGAAG AGTACGTTTTCCTTGGAGAGCAACTTGGAAGGGTTGGCTGGTGTTCTGGAGGCTGACTTGCCAAATTACAAAAGCAAGATATTAAGACTTCTGTGTGCAGT TGCGCGGCTGTTGCCAGTGAAAATGACTATTTACACTACATTAGTGGGACTTCTGAATGCCAGGAACTACAATTTTGGCGGGGAATTTGTAGAAGCCATGATTCGCACACTTAAAGAGGCAATAAAATCCAACTCGTACAGCGAAGCTACGTATTTA GTTCACTTTCTGTCTGATCTTGTGAATTGCCACGTAATTGCAGCACCTTCAATGGTGGCAATGTTTGAAAACTTTGTTGCAGTTACCCAGGAAGAAGATATTCCTCAG GTACGAAGTGACTGGTATGTCTATGCTGTTCTCTCCTCACTTATCTGGGTTGGCAAAGAATTGTATGAAAAGAAGGATGTTGAAATGGATCACCTCTTATCAAAAATCGAAAGTTACCTCAA AAGACGCCAGAAGCTTCATGTTTCTATGTTGCAAGTCTGGTCAGCGGAAAAACCACATCCACAGGAAGAG TACTTGGATTGCTTGTGGGCACAGATtcagaagttaaaaaaagatCGCTGGCAGGAAAGGCACATCCAGCGCCCCTACCTGGCCTTCGACAGCATTCTGTGTGAAGCTCTGCAGCACAACCTGCCACCGTTCACACCGCCGCCGCACACAGAGGACTCCATCTATCCCGTGCCGAGCGTCGTTTTCAGGATGTTTGATTATACGGATGCCCCAGAA GGCCCTGTCATGCCTGGCAGTCACTCTGTGGAGCGCTTTGTTATAGAAGAACATCTGCATTGCATAATTAAAACCCATTGGCGCGAGAGAAGAACTTG TGCTGCTCAGTTGCTAAGCTATCCTTGGAAAACTAAGATTCCTCTAAACTATCACATTGTTGAG GTGATATTTGCAGAGCTCTTCCAGCTCCCCGTCACACCCCATATTGAAGTCATGTATACAACTTTGTTAATTGAACTTTGTAAACTGCAGCCTGGATCTTTACCACAAGTG CTTGCACAAGCAACTGAAATGCTGTACATGCGTTTGGACACCATGAACACAATTTGCATCGACAg GTTTATTAACTGGTTTTCTCACCATCTGAGTAACTTTCAGTTCCGCTGGAACTGGGAAGACTG GGCAGATTGTATTCCCCAGGACATAGACAGACCGAAGCCCCAGTTTGTCAAAGAGGTTTTAGAGAAATGCCTGAG GCTTTCCTATCACCAACAGATTTTGGACATAGTGCCTGCGACATTTTCAGCATTGTATCCCGCAGCTCCCAAATGCATCTTCAAATATGGAGATGAAAGTGCCA GTTCTTTGCCCGGATATGCTATTGCTATCAACGTATTgaatctaataaaaaataaggctGGCAACGACgagatttttaatgttttaaaagacGTACCAAATCCCAACCAAGATGATGACGATG ATGAGGGCATGAGCTTCAACCCCCTCAAAATCGACGTTTTTGTACAGGCATTACTGCACTTGGCATCAAAGTCGTTTAGTCATTCGTTTAGTGCTATTGCAAA GTTTCATGAAGTCTTTAAAGCGCTCGCGGACTCAGATGAAGGAAAGCTTCATATTCTGAGAGTGGTTTATGATGTCTGGAAAAATCACCCGCAG ATGATTGCTGTATTGGTTGATAAGCTGATACGGACTCAGATTGTTGACTGTGCTGCCGTTGCCACGTGGATTTTCTCCCCTGAATTGTCACTCGATTTTACCAG GTTATACATATGGGAAATCTTGCATTCCACAATTCGAAAAATGAACAAGCATGTCCAGAAAATCCAAAAGGAGTTGGAGGACTTAAAACAACGACTGGCCAAGCAGAGCAAACAT AGGGACAGTGATGACAATGATGATAGCGGGAAGGAGGATGGCCCCCTGGAAGAACAGATAGAACGTTTACAGGAAAAAGTGGAAGCTGCTCAGAGTGAACAAAAGAACCTGTTCCTTGTCATTTTTCAG AGGTTTATTATGATCCTTACGGAACACTTGGTGCGCTGTGAAACTGGAGGCATTGATGTGAATACTCCATGGTATAAGAACTGTATACAAAGACTTCAGCAGATTTTCCTTCAG CATCACCAGATAATAAATCAGTACATGGTCACCCTGGAGAATCTCTTGTTCACAGCCGAGTTGGACCATCACATCTTGACTGTGTTCCAGCAGTTCTGTGCGTTACAAGGTTAA